One segment of Anguilla anguilla isolate fAngAng1 chromosome 1, fAngAng1.pri, whole genome shotgun sequence DNA contains the following:
- the mlh3 gene encoding DNA mismatch repair protein Mlh3 isoform X1: protein MIKCLSKEVQARLRSGIAIFSLQQCVEELVLNGIDAGATCIAVRLDMEAFKVQVIDNGSGIGREDMEHVGKRYFTSKCSSLEDLECLRFYGFRGEAVASIASLATLVEIASRSRLTGKTFVKIFRDGKGMDVFESESCRPSAGTTVVICNFFHNMPVRRKRVDVVLECERIRQRVEAVSLVHPSISFTLKNDCTGAMVVQLPKAKSTYFRFVQIHGMARAQKLSEISLKHSQFEMSGYIGREGHYNNSLQFLFVNGRLVLKTRIHKLLNFLLKKINASGRQNGNQGGSPAMGSPKQRAGAEVHGMYIINIKCHYSEYDICLEPAKTLIEFKDWDSVLSCVEEGVKEFLTRENLVAEISPEDVCSYVHDNYFTEPMTSTINEDNAAVHAIAPTLSITEELYNGNKLMSKAVHRMLEQDSDKAKSVHVDEEGNTMAEEEKKLRVTEIPRDRELTVEHVSLEVASISDSFDSEISERAINCDLVAGTSSQKSESLKCIIDDMVSNHNVQLENAVGTTDLGCSEIQCCANTKTVIRGEQQSRSPKKCEEKVDDIGVWHSKTHERKMNECCSVGKLQNTSLEKQRGEASDSGRTALRFGSVGFIKHLVPPLQNADVPKTSVPGTVCSLGPVSAQDLLPLKECHFRDYGSSTLGMVPSSHSKSLSTHKRDIYQTSVSSAFEAQENPLLAPKRKLSLSVESSVITSKASRIKPCPKLALSVQTGSLDRFRRMHGKQTGAQCHPLETAGCKTSLDAISSQTECTFVNAEKLSLCQYEKRDTSETLKTYSLQPSDCCVTLSEYTRLKPFTAQTRSSKGSLASKLSHLKENRVKDKRSALERPLGEASDFFSSLNSALTDTLMQDSFNTEEQTCTPLCSADDVALDMNANYQQSQMELHCDKSDSTKSAEFCKNAFTTTPNVPTPVLSVGDSIADSVQMATNHYPDVCSNEVVNSFEKDGPLCTDTTPEENEQSETSDWLELFDDSIGKLVYINKRTGLSKYEAPVVEETQVPCTTDVTTMSISVISRKGFEYTCYPFQSELVLPFLPRSRAERVLSSGLVHTDATEASNSLSSMFSEWSNPVFVRPPEVAVDVTSGQAEGLAVKIHNILFPYRFTKDMIHSMKVVHQVDKKFLACLINTRDMDAESGDSEGNLLVLVDQHAAHERVRLENLITESYEEDPETPGQKRLCSSSVTPPLEIEVTEEELRLLRSCQPFLRGLGLEIRFSETGDPQLLVGKVPMCFVEREANELRRGRHTATKAIVEEYIREQIELLRSTGRVRGTLPLTVLKVLASQACHGAVKFNHSLSMEECCSLVGSLSACQLPFQCAHGRPSMVPLADLLHLDNYQQESPKPNLRKLRRMYRAWELYGKK, encoded by the exons ATGATAAAATGCTTATCAAAGGAAGTCCAAGCCAGGCTTCGCTCTGGAATAGCAATATTTTCATTACAACAGTGTGTAGAAGAACTCGTTTTGAATGGCATAGATGCTGGGGCAACATGTATTGCTGTAAGGCTGGATATGGAAGCATTCAAAGTGCAGGTAATAGACAATGGCTCTGGGATAGGCAGGGAAGATATGGAGCATGTAGGAAAGAGGTACTTCACAAGCAAATGCAGTTCCTTAGAAGACCTAGAGTGTCTTCGGTTTTATGGATTCAGAGGGGAAGCTGTTGCAAGCATAGCCTCTCTTGCTACCCTGGTGGAAATTGCCTCCAGGTCCAGACTGACAGGAAAAACCTTTGTGAAAATCTTCAGAGATGGGAAGGGCATGGATGTGTTTGAGTCTGAGAGCTGTCGCCCATCCGCCGGGACAACTGTGGTGATATGCAACTTTTTTCACAACATGCCAGTGAGAAGAAAGAGGGTGGATGTGGTGCTGGAATGTGAGCGCATCAGGCAGAGGGTGGAGGCCGTTTCACTTGTGCACCCTTCCATCTCCTTCACCCTGAAGAATGACTGTACCGGAGCCATGGTGGTTCAGCTTCCCAAGGCCAAGAGCACCTACTTCAGGTTTGTCCAGATCCATGGGATGGCAAGGGCACAGAAGCTGTCAGAAATTAGTCTCAAGCACAGCCAGTTTGAAATGAGCGGCTACATTGGGCGTGAGGGACACTACAACAACAGTCTACAGTTCCTGTTTGTGAATGGCAGACTTGTCCTGAAGACTCGCATCCACAAACTGCTGAACTTTCtcctgaagaaaataaatgcttcGGGCAGGCAAAATGGAAACCAGGGTGGGTCCCCCGCGATGGGGAGTCCTAAGCAACGAGCAGGGGCTGAGGTGCACGGTATgtacattattaatattaagtGCCATTACTCTGAGTATGACATATGCCTGGAGCCAGCTAAGACCCTTATTGAGTTTAAAGACTGGGACAGTGTGCTGTCATGCGTGGAGGAGGGGGTCAAAGAGTTCCTTACCAGAGAGAACTTGGTGGCTGAAATCTCTCCTGAGGATGTCTGCAGTTACGTCCatgataattattttactgAACCGATGACCAGCACTATTAATGAAGACaatgcagctgtgcatgctatTGCACCCACACTCAGTATTACTGAGGAATTATACAATGGGAATAAGCTGATGTCTAAAGCTGTTCACAGGATGCTTGAACAGGATTCAGATAAGGCAAAAAGTGTCCACGTAGATGAGGAAGGCAATACCATGGCTGAAGAGGAAAAGAAGCTGAGAGTAACTGAGATTCCAAGAGACCGAGAACTAACAGTGGAACATGTCTCCCTGGAAGTAGCAAGCATATCCGATTCATTTGATTCAGAGATCAGTGAAAGGGCAATTAATTGTGATTTGGTTGCAGGGACAAGTTCACAGAAATCTGAGTCCCTGAAATGCATTATAGATGACATGGTGAGCAATCATAATGTACAACTAGAAAATGCTGTAGGTACCACTGATTTGGGATGTAGTGAAATACAATGTtgtgcaaacacaaaaactgtgATAAGGGGTGAACAGCAGAGCAGGAGCCCAAAAAAGTGTGAAGAAAAAGTAGATGACATAGGGGTGTGGCACTCAAAAACACAtgagagaaaaatgaatgaatgttgcAGTGTAGGGAAGCTGCAAAACACCAGTTTGGAAAAGCAGAGGGGTGAGGCAAGTGACTCAGGGAGGACAGCACTGCGGTTTGGCTCGGTAGGATTCATCAAACACTTGGTACCTCCGCTGCAAAATGCAGATGTACCAAAAACCAGTGTACCAGGTACGGTATGTTCCCTAGGCCCAGTTTCAGCTCAGGATCTGCTGCCACTCAAGGAGTGCCACTTCAGAGATTATGGGAGTTCAACTTTAGGGATGGTACCTTCAAGTCACTCCAAAAGTCTGTCAACTCATAAAAGAGACATTTACCAAACCAGTGTGAGTTCAGCTTTTGAAGCTCAGGAAAATCCGCTTTTGGCACCAAAGAGAAAGCTTTCATTGTCAGTTGAGTCCTCGGTCATCACATCAAAGGCCTCCAGGATCAAGCCTTGTCCAAAACTGGCTTTGTCAGTGCAGACTGGATCTCTTGACAGGTTCAGAAGAATGCATGGAAAGCAGACAGGAGCTCAATGTCATCCTCTAGAAACTGCAGGATGTAAAACATCACTTGATGCCATATCATCCCAGACAGAATGTACCTTTGTTAATGCTGAGAAGCTTTCACTCTGTCAGTATGAGAAAAGGGATACAAGTGAGACTTTGAAAACATACTCTTTACAGCCAAGCGATTGCTGTGTAACTCTCTCAGAGTACACTAGACTGAAGCCTTTTACTGCTCAGACCAGAAGCAGCAAAGGGTCCCTGGCGTCCAAGCTCTCACACTTGAAAGAGAATCGGGTGAAGGATAAGAGAAGTGCACTGGAAAGGCCTCTGGGGGAAGCTTCAGATTTTTTCAGCTCACTCAATTCTGCCTTGACAGACACGCTCATGCAAGATAGTTTCAATACAGAAGAGCAGACTTGCACTCCCCTGTGTTCAGCTGACGATGTCGCCCTTGACATGAACGCTAACTATCAGCAATCTCAGATGGAGCTGCACTGTGATAAAAGTGACAGCACAAAGTCTGCAGAGTTCTGCAAAAATGCATTCACCACTACCCCAAATGTGCCCACTCCTGTGCTCTCTGTTGGAGACTCTATTGCTGACTCAGTGCAAATGGCAACCAACCATTATCCAGATGTGTGTTCAAATGAAGTGGTAAACTCTTTTGAGAAAGATGGACCTCTTTGCACTGATACTACCCCGGAAGAAAACGAGCAAAGTGAAACCAGTGATTGGCTGGAGCTTTTTGATGATTCCATTGGGAAGCTGGTCTACATTAACAAAAGGACAGGACTCAGTAAATATGAAGCGCCTGTTGTGGAAGAGACCCAGGTTCCATGTACCACAGATGTCACCACCATGTCAATTAGTGTCATCTCTAGAAAAG GGTTTGAGTACACATGCTACCCATTTCAGTCAGAGCTAGTGCTGCCGTTCCTGCCTAGGTCAAGAGCAGAGAGAGTACTTAGTTCAGGGCTTGTCCATACAG aTGCTACAGAGGCTTCCAACTCACTTTCCTCCATGTTCTCTGAGTGGTCCAACCCAGTGTTTGTTCGACCTCCAGAG GTGGCTGTGGATGTGACCAGTGGACAGGCAGAAGGCCTGGCAGTGAAGATCCACAACATTCTCTTCCCTTACCGCTTCACCAAAGACATGATCCACTCCATGAAG GTGGTCCATCAAGTGGATAAGAAGTTTCTTGCATGTCTGATTAACACGAGAGACATGGATGCAGAGAGTGGTGATTCTGAAG GAAACTTGCTGGTGTTGGTGGATCAGCATGCTGCTCATGAGAGGGTTCGGCTGGAGAACCTTATTACAG AATCATATGAGGAAGACCCTGAGACACCTGGGCAGAAGCGCTTGTGTTCCTCCAGCGTGACTCCGCCCCTGGAGATTGAGGTCACAGAGGAGGAGCTCAGGCTACTGAG GTCCTGTCAGCCTTTCCTGAGAGGCCTAGGACTGGAAATAAGGTTTTCAGAGACAGGGGACCCTCAGTTGCTCGTGGGGAAGGTGCCGATGTGTTTTGTGGAGAGAGAGGCCAATGAGCTTCGCAGAGGGAGGCATACTGCTACCAAGGCAATTGTGGAG GAATACATTCGAGAACAGATTGAG TTATTACGGTCTACAGGCCGGGTGAGAGGGACACTGCCTCTAACTGTCCTGAAGGTCCTTGCTTCTCAGGCCTGTCACG GAGCAGTCAAGTTCAATCACAGTCTGAGCATGGAGGAATGCTGCAGCCTCGTGGgctccctctctgcctgccaGCTCCCATTCCAGTGTGCCCACGGCCGGCCCTCTATGGTCCCCCTGGCTGACCTGCTCCATTTGGATAACTATcagcag gAATCTCCCAAACCAAACCTCCGAAAACTCAGACGGATGTATCGAGCCTGGGAACTATATGgaaagaaatag
- the acyp1 gene encoding acylphosphatase-1, translated as MKHPRIRFFNPETPDVNQLVLNSRDSICFKHSVNITTMTDKEDVISVDYEIFGRVQGVFFRKYTQAEGKKLGLVGWVQNTEAGTVQGQLQGPSSKVIQMQEWLKTTGSPKSQIVKAEFKNERKIENLGHKNFKIIHP; from the exons ATGAAACACCCTCGGATACGTTTTTTTAACCCTGAAACCCCGGATGTGAACCAGCTGGTGTTGAACAGTAGAGATTCTATATGTTTTAAGCACTCTGTCAACATTACAA CGATGACCGATAAAGAAGATGTAATTTCAGTGGATTATGAAATATTTGGGAGAGTACAGGGCGTCTTTTTTCGAAAATACACTCAG GCAGAGGGGAAGAAATTAGGCTTGGTTGGCTGGGTGCAGAACACTGAGGCTGGGACGGTGCAGGGGCAACTCCAAGGTCCAAGCTCCAAGGTCATACAGATGCAGGAGTGGCTCAAGACCACTGGCAGTCCTAAGTCACAAATCGTCAAGGCTGAGTTCAAAAATGAGAGGAAAATCGAGAACTTGGGTCATAAAAACTTCAAAATTATTCACCCTTGA
- the mlh3 gene encoding DNA mismatch repair protein Mlh3 isoform X2: MIKCLSKEVQARLRSGIAIFSLQQCVEELVLNGIDAGATCIAVRLDMEAFKVQVIDNGSGIGREDMEHVGKRYFTSKCSSLEDLECLRFYGFRGEAVASIASLATLVEIASRSRLTGKTFVKIFRDGKGMDVFESESCRPSAGTTVVICNFFHNMPVRRKRVDVVLECERIRQRVEAVSLVHPSISFTLKNDCTGAMVVQLPKAKSTYFRFVQIHGMARAQKLSEISLKHSQFEMSGYIGREGHYNNSLQFLFVNGRLVLKTRIHKLLNFLLKKINASGRQNGNQGGSPAMGSPKQRAGAEVHGMYIINIKCHYSEYDICLEPAKTLIEFKDWDSVLSCVEEGVKEFLTRENLVAEISPEDVCSYVHDNYFTEPMTSTINEDNAAVHAIAPTLSITEELYNGNKLMSKAVHRMLEQDSDKAKSVHVDEEGNTMAEEEKKLRVTEIPRDRELTVEHVSLEVASISDSFDSEISERAINCDLVAGTSSQKSESLKCIIDDMVSNHNVQLENAVGTTDLGCSEIQCCANTKTVIRGEQQSRSPKKCEEKVDDIGVWHSKTHERKMNECCSVGKLQNTSLEKQRGEASDSGRTALRFGSVGFIKHLVPPLQNADVPKTSVPGTVCSLGPVSAQDLLPLKECHFRDYGSSTLGMVPSSHSKSLSTHKRDIYQTSVSSAFEAQENPLLAPKRKLSLSVESSVITSKASRIKPCPKLALSVQTGSLDRFRRMHGKQTGAQCHPLETAGCKTSLDAISSQTECTFVNAEKLSLCQYEKRDTSETLKTYSLQPSDCCVTLSEYTRLKPFTAQTRSSKGSLASKLSHLKENRVKDKRSALERPLGEASDFFSSLNSALTDTLMQDSFNTEEQTCTPLCSADDVALDMNANYQQSQMELHCDKSDSTKSAEFCKNAFTTTPNVPTPVLSVGDSIADSVQMATNHYPDVCSNEVVNSFEKDGPLCTDTTPEENEQSETSDWLELFDDSIGKLVYINKRTGLSKYEAPVVEETQVPCTTDVTTMSISVISRKDATEASNSLSSMFSEWSNPVFVRPPEVAVDVTSGQAEGLAVKIHNILFPYRFTKDMIHSMKVVHQVDKKFLACLINTRDMDAESGDSEGNLLVLVDQHAAHERVRLENLITESYEEDPETPGQKRLCSSSVTPPLEIEVTEEELRLLRSCQPFLRGLGLEIRFSETGDPQLLVGKVPMCFVEREANELRRGRHTATKAIVEEYIREQIELLRSTGRVRGTLPLTVLKVLASQACHGAVKFNHSLSMEECCSLVGSLSACQLPFQCAHGRPSMVPLADLLHLDNYQQESPKPNLRKLRRMYRAWELYGKK, encoded by the exons ATGATAAAATGCTTATCAAAGGAAGTCCAAGCCAGGCTTCGCTCTGGAATAGCAATATTTTCATTACAACAGTGTGTAGAAGAACTCGTTTTGAATGGCATAGATGCTGGGGCAACATGTATTGCTGTAAGGCTGGATATGGAAGCATTCAAAGTGCAGGTAATAGACAATGGCTCTGGGATAGGCAGGGAAGATATGGAGCATGTAGGAAAGAGGTACTTCACAAGCAAATGCAGTTCCTTAGAAGACCTAGAGTGTCTTCGGTTTTATGGATTCAGAGGGGAAGCTGTTGCAAGCATAGCCTCTCTTGCTACCCTGGTGGAAATTGCCTCCAGGTCCAGACTGACAGGAAAAACCTTTGTGAAAATCTTCAGAGATGGGAAGGGCATGGATGTGTTTGAGTCTGAGAGCTGTCGCCCATCCGCCGGGACAACTGTGGTGATATGCAACTTTTTTCACAACATGCCAGTGAGAAGAAAGAGGGTGGATGTGGTGCTGGAATGTGAGCGCATCAGGCAGAGGGTGGAGGCCGTTTCACTTGTGCACCCTTCCATCTCCTTCACCCTGAAGAATGACTGTACCGGAGCCATGGTGGTTCAGCTTCCCAAGGCCAAGAGCACCTACTTCAGGTTTGTCCAGATCCATGGGATGGCAAGGGCACAGAAGCTGTCAGAAATTAGTCTCAAGCACAGCCAGTTTGAAATGAGCGGCTACATTGGGCGTGAGGGACACTACAACAACAGTCTACAGTTCCTGTTTGTGAATGGCAGACTTGTCCTGAAGACTCGCATCCACAAACTGCTGAACTTTCtcctgaagaaaataaatgcttcGGGCAGGCAAAATGGAAACCAGGGTGGGTCCCCCGCGATGGGGAGTCCTAAGCAACGAGCAGGGGCTGAGGTGCACGGTATgtacattattaatattaagtGCCATTACTCTGAGTATGACATATGCCTGGAGCCAGCTAAGACCCTTATTGAGTTTAAAGACTGGGACAGTGTGCTGTCATGCGTGGAGGAGGGGGTCAAAGAGTTCCTTACCAGAGAGAACTTGGTGGCTGAAATCTCTCCTGAGGATGTCTGCAGTTACGTCCatgataattattttactgAACCGATGACCAGCACTATTAATGAAGACaatgcagctgtgcatgctatTGCACCCACACTCAGTATTACTGAGGAATTATACAATGGGAATAAGCTGATGTCTAAAGCTGTTCACAGGATGCTTGAACAGGATTCAGATAAGGCAAAAAGTGTCCACGTAGATGAGGAAGGCAATACCATGGCTGAAGAGGAAAAGAAGCTGAGAGTAACTGAGATTCCAAGAGACCGAGAACTAACAGTGGAACATGTCTCCCTGGAAGTAGCAAGCATATCCGATTCATTTGATTCAGAGATCAGTGAAAGGGCAATTAATTGTGATTTGGTTGCAGGGACAAGTTCACAGAAATCTGAGTCCCTGAAATGCATTATAGATGACATGGTGAGCAATCATAATGTACAACTAGAAAATGCTGTAGGTACCACTGATTTGGGATGTAGTGAAATACAATGTtgtgcaaacacaaaaactgtgATAAGGGGTGAACAGCAGAGCAGGAGCCCAAAAAAGTGTGAAGAAAAAGTAGATGACATAGGGGTGTGGCACTCAAAAACACAtgagagaaaaatgaatgaatgttgcAGTGTAGGGAAGCTGCAAAACACCAGTTTGGAAAAGCAGAGGGGTGAGGCAAGTGACTCAGGGAGGACAGCACTGCGGTTTGGCTCGGTAGGATTCATCAAACACTTGGTACCTCCGCTGCAAAATGCAGATGTACCAAAAACCAGTGTACCAGGTACGGTATGTTCCCTAGGCCCAGTTTCAGCTCAGGATCTGCTGCCACTCAAGGAGTGCCACTTCAGAGATTATGGGAGTTCAACTTTAGGGATGGTACCTTCAAGTCACTCCAAAAGTCTGTCAACTCATAAAAGAGACATTTACCAAACCAGTGTGAGTTCAGCTTTTGAAGCTCAGGAAAATCCGCTTTTGGCACCAAAGAGAAAGCTTTCATTGTCAGTTGAGTCCTCGGTCATCACATCAAAGGCCTCCAGGATCAAGCCTTGTCCAAAACTGGCTTTGTCAGTGCAGACTGGATCTCTTGACAGGTTCAGAAGAATGCATGGAAAGCAGACAGGAGCTCAATGTCATCCTCTAGAAACTGCAGGATGTAAAACATCACTTGATGCCATATCATCCCAGACAGAATGTACCTTTGTTAATGCTGAGAAGCTTTCACTCTGTCAGTATGAGAAAAGGGATACAAGTGAGACTTTGAAAACATACTCTTTACAGCCAAGCGATTGCTGTGTAACTCTCTCAGAGTACACTAGACTGAAGCCTTTTACTGCTCAGACCAGAAGCAGCAAAGGGTCCCTGGCGTCCAAGCTCTCACACTTGAAAGAGAATCGGGTGAAGGATAAGAGAAGTGCACTGGAAAGGCCTCTGGGGGAAGCTTCAGATTTTTTCAGCTCACTCAATTCTGCCTTGACAGACACGCTCATGCAAGATAGTTTCAATACAGAAGAGCAGACTTGCACTCCCCTGTGTTCAGCTGACGATGTCGCCCTTGACATGAACGCTAACTATCAGCAATCTCAGATGGAGCTGCACTGTGATAAAAGTGACAGCACAAAGTCTGCAGAGTTCTGCAAAAATGCATTCACCACTACCCCAAATGTGCCCACTCCTGTGCTCTCTGTTGGAGACTCTATTGCTGACTCAGTGCAAATGGCAACCAACCATTATCCAGATGTGTGTTCAAATGAAGTGGTAAACTCTTTTGAGAAAGATGGACCTCTTTGCACTGATACTACCCCGGAAGAAAACGAGCAAAGTGAAACCAGTGATTGGCTGGAGCTTTTTGATGATTCCATTGGGAAGCTGGTCTACATTAACAAAAGGACAGGACTCAGTAAATATGAAGCGCCTGTTGTGGAAGAGACCCAGGTTCCATGTACCACAGATGTCACCACCATGTCAATTAGTGTCATCTCTAGAAAAG aTGCTACAGAGGCTTCCAACTCACTTTCCTCCATGTTCTCTGAGTGGTCCAACCCAGTGTTTGTTCGACCTCCAGAG GTGGCTGTGGATGTGACCAGTGGACAGGCAGAAGGCCTGGCAGTGAAGATCCACAACATTCTCTTCCCTTACCGCTTCACCAAAGACATGATCCACTCCATGAAG GTGGTCCATCAAGTGGATAAGAAGTTTCTTGCATGTCTGATTAACACGAGAGACATGGATGCAGAGAGTGGTGATTCTGAAG GAAACTTGCTGGTGTTGGTGGATCAGCATGCTGCTCATGAGAGGGTTCGGCTGGAGAACCTTATTACAG AATCATATGAGGAAGACCCTGAGACACCTGGGCAGAAGCGCTTGTGTTCCTCCAGCGTGACTCCGCCCCTGGAGATTGAGGTCACAGAGGAGGAGCTCAGGCTACTGAG GTCCTGTCAGCCTTTCCTGAGAGGCCTAGGACTGGAAATAAGGTTTTCAGAGACAGGGGACCCTCAGTTGCTCGTGGGGAAGGTGCCGATGTGTTTTGTGGAGAGAGAGGCCAATGAGCTTCGCAGAGGGAGGCATACTGCTACCAAGGCAATTGTGGAG GAATACATTCGAGAACAGATTGAG TTATTACGGTCTACAGGCCGGGTGAGAGGGACACTGCCTCTAACTGTCCTGAAGGTCCTTGCTTCTCAGGCCTGTCACG GAGCAGTCAAGTTCAATCACAGTCTGAGCATGGAGGAATGCTGCAGCCTCGTGGgctccctctctgcctgccaGCTCCCATTCCAGTGTGCCCACGGCCGGCCCTCTATGGTCCCCCTGGCTGACCTGCTCCATTTGGATAACTATcagcag gAATCTCCCAAACCAAACCTCCGAAAACTCAGACGGATGTATCGAGCCTGGGAACTATATGgaaagaaatag